In the Streptomyces formicae genome, one interval contains:
- a CDS encoding DEAD/DEAH box helicase, translated as MTLPVALSGTDVIGQAKTGTGKTLGFGLPLLERVVVPADVEAGRAEPEQLTEAPQALIVVPTRELCQQVTNDLLTAGKARNVRVLAIYGGRAYEPQVEALKKGIDIVVGTPGRLLDLAGQRKLDLKHVKCLVLDEADEMLDLGFLPDVEKIINMLPAKRQTMLFSATMPGAVIGLARRYMSQPTHIRATAPDDEGQTVANTKQHVYRAHNMDKPEMVSRILQAEGRGLAMIFCRTKRTAADIAEQLEKRGFASGAVHGDLGQGAREQALRAFRNGKVDVLVCTDVAARGIDVGGVTHVINYQSPEDEKTYLHRIGRTGRAGAKGIAITLVDWDDIPRWQLINKALDLGFPDPVETYSSSPHLYEELDIPVGTKGVLPRAERTRAGLGAEEIEDLGETGGRGRGGRSGGRSQDRDRDRDRNRDRGRDRSGPAAAEEERPARTPRRRRRTRAGSPLDATATTTAPVAPAAPEADAAPEATEPRTPRRRRRTRGGAASEALATAEGTTTVTEAPVAEVVAEAVEVVEAPVTKPRRRTRKVAEKVAEQVAEAAVPEVEAEAPAEKPKRKPRKTAAAKAAEAVEAEAPAAKPRRRTRKAAEVAVDTAEGATDVAEAPAEKPKRRTRKAAAAVETAETVVETAEAEAPAAKPRRRTRKVAEKVAEAAVPEVAAEAPVEKPKRKPRKTAAAKAAEAAAAVEAEIPAQSAEEPKPKRRTRKAAAAPVAAAEAEAPAEKPKRRTRKKAEPVETTES; from the coding sequence ATGACGCTCCCCGTCGCCCTTTCCGGCACGGACGTCATCGGCCAGGCCAAGACCGGCACCGGCAAGACGCTCGGCTTCGGACTCCCGCTCCTGGAGCGCGTGGTCGTCCCCGCCGACGTCGAGGCGGGCCGCGCCGAGCCCGAGCAGCTGACCGAGGCGCCCCAGGCGCTCATCGTCGTCCCCACGCGCGAGCTCTGCCAGCAGGTGACGAACGACCTCCTGACCGCGGGCAAGGCGCGCAACGTCCGCGTCCTCGCCATATACGGCGGCCGTGCCTACGAGCCGCAGGTCGAGGCCCTCAAGAAGGGCATCGACATCGTCGTCGGCACCCCCGGCCGACTGCTCGACCTCGCGGGCCAGCGCAAGCTCGACCTCAAGCACGTCAAGTGCCTGGTGCTCGACGAGGCCGACGAGATGCTCGACCTGGGCTTCCTGCCCGACGTCGAGAAGATCATCAACATGCTTCCCGCGAAGCGCCAGACGATGCTGTTCTCGGCGACCATGCCGGGCGCCGTCATCGGCCTCGCCCGTCGCTACATGTCGCAGCCCACGCACATCCGCGCCACCGCGCCGGACGACGAGGGCCAGACCGTCGCGAACACGAAGCAGCACGTGTACCGCGCGCACAACATGGACAAGCCCGAGATGGTCTCGCGCATCCTCCAGGCCGAGGGCCGCGGACTCGCGATGATCTTCTGCCGTACGAAGCGGACCGCCGCGGACATCGCCGAGCAGCTCGAGAAGCGCGGCTTCGCCTCGGGCGCCGTCCACGGCGACCTCGGCCAGGGCGCCCGCGAGCAGGCGCTGCGCGCGTTCCGCAACGGCAAGGTGGACGTGCTCGTCTGCACGGACGTCGCCGCGCGCGGCATCGACGTCGGTGGCGTCACGCACGTCATCAACTACCAGTCCCCCGAGGACGAGAAGACCTATCTGCACCGCATCGGCCGCACCGGCCGCGCGGGCGCCAAGGGCATCGCGATCACGCTGGTCGACTGGGACGACATCCCGCGCTGGCAGCTGATCAACAAGGCCCTGGACCTGGGCTTCCCGGACCCGGTCGAGACGTACTCCAGCTCGCCGCACCTGTACGAGGAGCTCGACATCCCGGTGGGCACCAAGGGTGTTCTGCCGCGCGCCGAGCGGACCCGTGCGGGTCTGGGCGCGGAGGAGATCGAGGACCTCGGCGAGACCGGTGGGCGCGGCCGCGGCGGCCGCTCCGGCGGGCGCTCGCAGGACCGTGACCGGGACCGCGACAGGAACCGCGACCGGGGCCGGGACCGTTCGGGCCCGGCGGCCGCCGAGGAGGAGCGCCCCGCGCGCACCCCGAGGCGTCGTCGCCGCACCCGCGCAGGCAGCCCGCTGGACGCCACGGCGACCACGACCGCGCCGGTCGCGCCCGCCGCTCCGGAGGCCGACGCGGCCCCCGAGGCGACGGAGCCGCGCACCCCGCGCCGTCGCCGTCGCACGCGCGGCGGAGCGGCGTCGGAGGCCCTGGCCACGGCCGAGGGCACGACGACCGTGACCGAGGCCCCCGTGGCCGAGGTCGTCGCTGAGGCTGTCGAGGTGGTCGAGGCTCCGGTGACCAAGCCGCGTCGCCGTACGCGCAAGGTCGCGGAGAAGGTCGCGGAGCAGGTCGCCGAGGCGGCCGTCCCCGAGGTCGAGGCCGAGGCTCCGGCCGAGAAGCCGAAGCGCAAGCCCCGCAAGACCGCGGCGGCCAAGGCCGCCGAAGCCGTCGAGGCGGAGGCCCCGGCCGCCAAGCCGCGCCGCCGCACCCGCAAGGCAGCCGAGGTCGCGGTGGACACCGCCGAAGGCGCCACGGACGTGGCCGAGGCCCCCGCCGAGAAGCCGAAGCGCCGCACGCGCAAGGCCGCCGCCGCGGTCGAGACGGCCGAGACCGTCGTGGAGACGGCCGAGGCCGAGGCTCCGGCCGCCAAGCCGCGCCGTCGTACGCGCAAGGTCGCGGAGAAGGTCGCCGAGGCGGCCGTCCCCGAGGTCGCGGCGGAAGCCCCGGTCGAGAAGCCGAAGCGCAAGCCCCGCAAGACCGCGGCGGCCAAGGCCGCCGAGGCTGCCGCGGCGGTCGAGGCCGAGATCCCCGCGCAGTCCGCGGAGGAGCCGAAGCCCAAGCGCAGGACCCGCAAGGCCGCCGCCGCTCCGGTGGCAGCGGCCGAGGCCGAGGCGCCTGCCGAGAAGCCGAAGCGCCGTACGCGCAAGAAGGCCGAGCCCGTGGAGACCACGGAGAGCTGA
- a CDS encoding ferritin-like fold-containing protein: protein MRFMETPDTPAESAPEPTGVAAQDWAKASAEPHYRAAVVDLLGALAYGELAAFERLAEDAKLAPTLGDKAELAKMASAEFHHFEQLRDRLSAIGEEPTEAMEPFVAALDGFHRQTAPSDWLEGLVKAYVGDSIASDFYREVAARLDADTRELVLGVLDDTGHASFAVEKVRAAIDADPRVGGRLALWARRLMGEALSQSQRVVADRDALSTMLVGGVADGFDLAEVGRMFSRITEAHTKRMAALGLAA, encoded by the coding sequence GTGCGCTTCATGGAGACTCCTGACACCCCTGCTGAATCCGCCCCCGAACCGACCGGAGTCGCCGCCCAGGACTGGGCGAAAGCTTCCGCCGAGCCCCACTACCGCGCCGCGGTCGTGGACCTCCTCGGTGCGCTCGCCTACGGGGAGCTCGCCGCGTTCGAGCGGCTCGCGGAGGACGCGAAGCTGGCTCCGACGCTCGGCGACAAGGCGGAGCTCGCGAAGATGGCGTCGGCCGAGTTCCACCACTTCGAGCAGCTCAGGGACCGGCTCTCGGCGATCGGCGAGGAGCCGACCGAGGCGATGGAGCCGTTCGTCGCCGCGCTCGACGGCTTCCACCGGCAGACCGCTCCTTCCGACTGGCTGGAGGGCCTGGTCAAGGCGTACGTCGGCGACTCGATCGCCAGCGACTTCTACCGCGAGGTGGCGGCCAGGCTGGACGCCGATACGCGCGAGCTGGTGCTCGGCGTCCTCGACGACACGGGGCACGCCAGCTTCGCCGTGGAGAAGGTGCGGGCCGCGATCGACGCGGATCCGCGAGTGGGGGGGCGGCTCGCGCTGTGGGCGCGGCGGCTGATGGGCGAGGCCCTTTCGCAGTCCCAGAGGGTCGTCGCCGACCGGGACGCGTTGTCGACCATGCTCGTCGGGGGCGTGGCCGACGGGTTCGACCTTGCCGAGGTCGGGCGGATGTTCTCGCGGATCACTGAGGCGCACACGAAGCGGATGGCTGCGCTGGGCTTGGCGGCGTAG
- a CDS encoding DUF3107 domain-containing protein, with product MEVKIGVQYAPREIVLESGQSAEEIERAVSEALTGKSPLLSLVDDHGRKVLVPADRLAYVELGEPTARKVGFSAL from the coding sequence GTGGAGGTCAAGATCGGCGTGCAGTACGCGCCCCGCGAGATCGTGCTGGAGAGCGGCCAGAGCGCCGAGGAAATCGAGCGCGCGGTGTCCGAGGCGCTGACCGGCAAGTCGCCGCTGCTGAGCCTCGTGGACGACCACGGCCGCAAGGTCCTGGTTCCGGCCGACCGCCTCGCGTATGTGGAGCTCGGCGAGCCCACCGCGCGCAAGGTGGGCTTCAGCGCCCTGTAG
- a CDS encoding TetR/AcrR family transcriptional regulator: MTAIEQTEAARPRGTRLPRRARRNQLLGAAQEVFVAQGYHAAAMDDIAERAGVSKPVLYQHFPGKLDLYLALLDQHCESLLQSVRTALASTSDNKLRVAATMDAYFAYVENEGGAFRLVFESDLTNEAAVRERVDRVTLQCAEAICEVIAEDTGLPRDEAMLLAVGLGGYSQVVARYWLASGSTVPRDKAVELITSLAWRGIAGFPLHGIEGHGEGH; the protein is encoded by the coding sequence GTGACAGCCATCGAGCAGACAGAGGCAGCACGCCCGCGGGGGACACGCCTGCCGCGCCGTGCCCGGCGCAATCAGCTCCTGGGCGCGGCCCAGGAGGTATTCGTCGCCCAGGGGTACCACGCGGCCGCGATGGACGACATCGCCGAGCGCGCCGGCGTCAGCAAGCCGGTGCTCTACCAGCACTTCCCGGGCAAGCTCGACCTCTATCTCGCGCTGCTCGACCAGCACTGCGAGTCCCTCCTCCAGTCCGTCCGCACGGCGCTCGCGTCCACCTCGGACAACAAGCTGCGCGTCGCCGCGACGATGGACGCCTACTTCGCGTACGTGGAGAACGAGGGCGGCGCGTTCCGGCTCGTCTTCGAGTCGGACCTGACCAACGAGGCGGCGGTGCGCGAGCGCGTGGACCGCGTCACGCTCCAGTGCGCCGAGGCGATCTGCGAGGTCATCGCCGAGGACACCGGCCTGCCCAGGGACGAGGCGATGCTCCTCGCCGTCGGGCTCGGCGGGTACTCGCAGGTGGTCGCGCGGTACTGGCTGGCCAGCGGCAGCACGGTCCCCCGCGACAAGGCGGTGGAGCTGATCACCTCGCTCGCCTGGCGCGGCATCGCGGGCTTCCCGCTGCACGGCATCGAGGGGCACGGAGAGGGTCACTGA
- a CDS encoding alpha/beta hydrolase: MSSTELPNLLASAVAPKPGAVAVAEGERLDSVGLPGLTLSVRSRPSTRTGLPPALYVHGLGGSSQNWSALMPLLEDVVDCEALDLPGFGDSPPPDDGDYSITGHARAVIRYLDARARGPVHLVGNSMGGAVTTRVAAVRPDLVRTLTLVSPALPELRVQRTALPTGLLAVPGVASLFTRLTKDWTAEQRVRGVMGLCYGDPGRVTPEGFSAAVREMERRLQLPYFWDAMARSARGIVNAYTLGGQHGLWRQAERVLAPTLLVYGGRDLLVSYRMAHRAAAAFRDSRLLTLPDAGHVAMMEYPESVATAFRELLVDTGELTARRTVSGS; encoded by the coding sequence ATGTCTTCGACCGAGCTGCCGAACCTCTTGGCCAGTGCCGTCGCGCCCAAGCCGGGTGCCGTGGCGGTCGCGGAGGGTGAGCGGCTCGACTCCGTGGGCCTGCCGGGACTCACGCTGTCCGTGCGGTCGAGGCCCTCGACGCGCACCGGACTGCCGCCCGCGCTGTACGTGCACGGCCTCGGCGGCTCCTCGCAGAACTGGTCGGCCCTGATGCCGCTCCTGGAAGACGTCGTGGACTGCGAGGCGCTGGACCTGCCGGGATTCGGGGACTCCCCGCCACCGGACGACGGCGACTACTCCATCACCGGGCACGCGCGCGCGGTCATCCGATATCTCGACGCGCGCGCCCGCGGCCCCGTCCACCTCGTCGGGAACTCGATGGGCGGCGCCGTCACGACGCGCGTCGCCGCGGTCCGCCCCGACCTCGTCCGCACGCTGACGCTGGTGTCGCCCGCGCTCCCCGAGCTGCGGGTGCAGCGCACGGCGCTGCCGACCGGGCTCCTCGCGGTGCCCGGCGTCGCGTCGCTCTTCACCAGGCTCACCAAGGACTGGACGGCCGAGCAGCGGGTGCGCGGCGTCATGGGGCTCTGTTACGGCGACCCCGGCAGAGTGACGCCGGAAGGGTTCAGTGCCGCGGTGCGGGAGATGGAGCGCAGGCTCCAGCTCCCTTATTTCTGGGACGCGATGGCGCGTTCGGCGCGCGGGATCGTGAACGCGTACACCCTGGGTGGCCAGCACGGTCTGTGGCGGCAGGCGGAGCGGGTGCTCGCGCCGACGCTGCTCGTCTACGGAGGGCGCGATCTGCTCGTCTCGTACCGCATGGCGCACAGGGCGGCCGCCGCGTTCCGCGACTCACGGCTGCTGACCCTGCCGGACGCGGGGCACGTGGCGATGATGGAGTATCCGGAGAGCGTGGCCACGGCCTTCCGTGAACTGCTCGTGGATACGGGCGAGTTGACTGCTCGACGTACGGTTTCGGGGAGCTGA
- a CDS encoding DUF3152 domain-containing protein codes for MGRHSRRGPVDTGNTTDTSDIPLAQGAARPPGPGTGRRRKVPAPSSTGASAPDGAPHVRGGHPEQRESGGGWGDVASSGSGPRMGAGYTVPGPRREYVTAFPERDGDQDGATPDAPSAVASSPAATSSPAAAPSPSAPPPPRDPYASVTDWDEDPDAPLGADGAEGGDGAGTDAEAKGAGGAKGGRGRTFTGIAAAAVTTVLAVVVAGQVTGGAKDSTAESRSVPGGGARDTDDPASRSDDRATPSNKPKVLPATYEQKMGKKYPLDAKLKASGDFEAISGFEKAPGKGRLWKYRVDVEKGLGLDGELFAKAVQKTLNDNRSWAHAKARTFERISSGKPDFVITLASPGTTADWCAKSGLDTTQDNVSCDSAATERVMINAYRWAQGAKTYGDAVQKEFGNAIFPYRQMLINHEVGHRLGYNHTDCDKDGDLAPVMQQQTKFLDHDGITCKANPWVFPKG; via the coding sequence GTGGGACGTCATAGCCGTCGCGGTCCTGTCGACACCGGGAACACCACGGACACCTCTGACATACCGCTCGCACAGGGCGCGGCCCGCCCGCCGGGACCCGGCACCGGGCGCAGGCGGAAGGTGCCGGCACCGTCGTCGACGGGGGCGTCGGCGCCGGACGGCGCTCCGCATGTGCGGGGCGGGCATCCCGAGCAGCGCGAGTCCGGCGGCGGCTGGGGCGACGTCGCGAGCAGCGGTTCAGGGCCGCGGATGGGGGCCGGGTACACGGTGCCGGGGCCCCGGCGCGAGTACGTCACGGCCTTCCCCGAACGGGACGGCGACCAGGACGGCGCGACCCCGGACGCGCCGTCGGCGGTCGCTTCGTCTCCGGCGGCCACCTCGTCCCCGGCGGCGGCCCCGTCGCCGAGCGCGCCCCCGCCGCCCCGCGATCCGTACGCCTCCGTCACCGACTGGGACGAGGACCCCGACGCCCCGCTCGGCGCCGACGGTGCCGAGGGCGGGGACGGTGCGGGGACCGACGCGGAGGCGAAGGGCGCGGGCGGCGCGAAGGGCGGCAGGGGCCGCACCTTCACCGGCATCGCGGCCGCTGCGGTGACCACCGTGCTCGCGGTCGTCGTGGCCGGTCAGGTCACGGGCGGGGCCAAGGACTCGACCGCGGAGAGCCGGTCGGTGCCCGGCGGCGGAGCGCGCGACACGGACGACCCGGCCTCGCGCTCGGACGACCGTGCGACTCCGAGCAACAAGCCGAAGGTGCTCCCGGCGACGTACGAACAGAAGATGGGCAAGAAATACCCGCTGGACGCGAAGCTGAAGGCGTCAGGGGACTTCGAAGCGATATCCGGATTCGAGAAGGCGCCCGGCAAGGGGCGGCTCTGGAAGTATCGCGTCGACGTCGAGAAGGGACTCGGTCTGGACGGTGAACTCTTCGCGAAGGCCGTGCAGAAGACCCTGAACGACAACCGGAGTTGGGCCCATGCGAAGGCCCGCACCTTCGAGCGGATATCGTCGGGGAAGCCCGATTTCGTCATTACCCTCGCGAGCCCGGGAACGACCGCTGACTGGTGCGCGAAATCCGGCCTCGATACGACTCAGGACAATGTGTCCTGCGATTCCGCGGCGACGGAACGCGTGATGATCAATGCCTATCGGTGGGCGCAGGGCGCGAAGACCTACGGCGACGCCGTGCAGAAGGAATTCGGCAACGCGATCTTCCCGTACCGCCAGATGCTGATCAACCACGAGGTCGGGCACCGGCTCGGCTACAACCACACGGACTGCGACAAGGACGGGGACCTCGCGCCCGTCATGCAGCAGCAGACCAAATTCCTTGATCACGACGGGATCACGTGCAAGGCCAACCCCTGGGTGTTTCCCAAGGGTTGA
- a CDS encoding Ms4533A family Cys-rich leader peptide, whose product MSNRHAPSSAAIELALFGVTALCVADIHCC is encoded by the coding sequence ATGTCGAACCGTCACGCCCCGTCGAGCGCCGCCATTGAGCTGGCGCTGTTCGGCGTGACCGCGCTCTGCGTCGCCGACATTCACTGTTGCTGA